CACAATTAAATACCTGTATTACGCTACTAGATTCTATATCTGTTTCAAAAAAAATAGCAACCAATAAAACTCTTTATAAAAAAGCTCGTGAACACTTTAAAAGAATAGAACCTATTTTAGCTTCATTAGATAAAAACAACTATAAATCTTTAAATGCACCTAACATTTTACAGGTACAAGAAGAAGATTTAACAGATATAAAAATTTCAAATCCTTTTGGTTTTCAGGTTATAGAAGAACTACTTTATGATACTACATTAGATTCATTAAATATTAAAAAAACAGTTGCTGTAACTAGTAATAGATTAAAATTAATTAAAAAAAATATAAACATCAACTTAAAAGATTATCATGTTATTTGGTTGATAAGAAATCAAATTATTAGAATTTCTACAACCGGAATTACAGGGTTTGATTCTCCTGTATTAAAAGCATCCTTGTTAGAAAGTCAATACACTTATGAAACGCTAATAACACTCGTAGAATTTTTTGAAGATAAATTTACCTCTAAAAAAGTTTATCAACAATTAATTACCTCTTTTAAAACGGCTATTAAAGCATTAAATACAGATTTTGATACGTTTGATAGGTTTGCCTTTATCAAAGAAAATACAGACAAGCAATTAAAGGTATTAATAGAAACTCAAAAAGATTGGAACGTTACTTTTCCTTTTGAAATGGCCATCTCAAATACCGCTTCTGCCCTTTTTAATTCGAAAGCAATTAATGTATTCTATTTTACAGATTATAAAAGTGATACCACGCATTTACAACAAAAAGAATTATTTGGTAAAGCGTTATTTAATGATAAAATTCTTTCTAAAAATAAAAATATGGCTTGTGCTAGTTGTCATATAAAAGATTTAGCTTTTACAGATGGTAAAAAAACTTTTGATAGCAGACAGATTAGAAACAGTCCTACTTTAACCTACGCTGCCTACCAACAATCTTATTTTATGGATGCTCGTACAGGAAGCTTAGAAGGGCAAATAATAGGGGTTGCTAACAACCACAATGAATTTAACCTGCCTATGGATTCTATTGTAAATAGGGTGCAAAAAAATATAAAATATAAGCATTTATTAACGTCTTTATATCAATCTAAAAGAATCGATTTTAATATTAGACATGCTATTGCCTCTTATGTTAGAACGCTAAATTCTTTTAATTCTAAGTTTGATAACAATATCAACGGAAAAGAAAATACGTTAACCAATCAAGAAAAAGAGGGTTTTAATTTATTTATGGGAAAAGCAGCTTGTGCTACATGTCATTTTCCTCCATTATTTAACGGAACTGTGCCTCCTAATTTTACAGATACAGAATTAGAATTGATTGGTGTTCCTGAAAAAAAAGATACTATAAATGCTACAATTAGCAGTGATCCTGGTAGATACAATTTATTTCATACTAAAGAAAAAAAAGGTTTTTTTAAAACACCTACTATTAGAAACATTGCTAAAACAGCACCTTATATGCACAATGGCGTATACACAACATTAGTAGAAGTCGTAGATTTTTATAATCGTGGTGGTGGAAAAGGAATTGGTATTTATGAAGAATACCAAACGTTACCTTTTGATAATTTAAATTTGAGTACAGAAGAGAAAAAGAGTCTTATTTCTTTTATGAAAACACTCACCGATAACTATTAATTATCCATAAAATTGCATCTTATAAAAACCTGTTTTTTACTAAAGCAGGTTTTTTTTATTCTTCTTTATCGTTTGCTTCTATTTCTGCTGTTAAATCTAACTCTCTTAAAGTTGGGTTTAAACCACCTATAGCTACTACAGTAATTAAGGTCATTGTTCCTCCAAAAACAACAGCAACTACAGGGCCTAATAGTTTAGCTGCTAAACCACTTTCAAAAGCACCTAATTCATTAGAAGAACCCACAAACATAGAATTTACAGAAGATACTCTACCTCTCATATCATCTGGAGTTTTTAATTGTAAAATAGTTTGACGAATAACCATCGATATTCCATCTGCAGCACCACTTACAAATAAAGCTAAAATACTTACCCAAAAAATAGAAGACAACCCAAAGGCAATAATACTTAATCCGAAGACAAAGACAGATATCAACATTTTTTTACCTGTTTTTCGGTTGATAGGAATGTAAGTTGTTAAAAACATGGTAACAATACTTCCCATAGAAATAGAGGCGTTTAAAACACCAAAACCTTCTGGCCCCACCTTAAGTACATCTTGTGCAAAAACAGATAAAATAGCTACCGTTCCTCCAAATAAAACAGCAATCATGTCTAAAGTTAAAACTCCTAAAATGGCTTTGTTCTGAAATACAAACTTTACTCCTGCTTTTAAGCTTTCTTTCATTGGCTCACCAATCTTTTTATTTAAAATTGGTTTCTTTTTAATTAAAAAAGTGAACGTTAAAGATAAGATTACCAATATAAAGACTAAACAAAGCGTCATGTCAACACCAATCCAACTTATAAAAAAACCACCAAATAAAGCTCCAGAAACTGACGCTGTTTTCCAGGTACTTGTGCTCCAGGTTGCCGCATTATGATATATTTTTTTAGGCACTAACAAGGCTACTAAAGAAAAAATGGTAGGCCCAAAAAACGAACGTAAAAAGCCGCCAAAGAAAACCAACCCGTAAATAGAGTATAAAACAGCATTTGTAGACCAATGCCCTACTACACTCTCTGATGTTAATAAAAACAAACCTAGACTAATTAAAGAAAAAGCCGCTGTGCAAATAGCTAATAAATTTCTTTTTTCATTTTGATCTACAATATGACCTGCAAATAAAGCCATTGTAAATGCCGGAATAATTTCCATTAAACCAATAATTCCTAAATTTAAAGGGTCTTTTGTAAGAGAATATACTTCCCATTCAATAACAATAAATTGCATAGACCAACCAAAAACAAGGAGAAATCTAACAAATAAAAAGATATTAAATTCCTTTATTCTTAATGCTGCATAAGGATCTTGTTTAGCCATTTTACTAACGTAATTTCATATCCATTAAAATGGCAAATGTTTGGTTAATATCTTCTTCATTTACAACAATTGTCATTTCATTAGTAGTAGAAATAATTTCTTGTAAAGAGATATCTGCCCAAGCTAGTTGTTTTAAAATAAAATAATAAATACCAGATTGTTCTAAATTTTCTTTAGGTAATTTTATAGTAATAGAAGCCAAATCTAGCATACTATTGGTTAAAATTTCTTGTTCAAAAATTTCTTTAACAAAAGGTTCTAAATTTTTACTAGTAACAATAT
The nucleotide sequence above comes from Polaribacter butkevichii. Encoded proteins:
- a CDS encoding cytochrome-c peroxidase; protein product: MNNILFMKAKAYTFSICLLLLTLVACKKEEKMVNISSTNKNIKTFYDAQLNTCITLLDSISVSKKIATNKTLYKKAREHFKRIEPILASLDKNNYKSLNAPNILQVQEEDLTDIKISNPFGFQVIEELLYDTTLDSLNIKKTVAVTSNRLKLIKKNININLKDYHVIWLIRNQIIRISTTGITGFDSPVLKASLLESQYTYETLITLVEFFEDKFTSKKVYQQLITSFKTAIKALNTDFDTFDRFAFIKENTDKQLKVLIETQKDWNVTFPFEMAISNTASALFNSKAINVFYFTDYKSDTTHLQQKELFGKALFNDKILSKNKNMACASCHIKDLAFTDGKKTFDSRQIRNSPTLTYAAYQQSYFMDARTGSLEGQIIGVANNHNEFNLPMDSIVNRVQKNIKYKHLLTSLYQSKRIDFNIRHAIASYVRTLNSFNSKFDNNINGKENTLTNQEKEGFNLFMGKAACATCHFPPLFNGTVPPNFTDTELELIGVPEKKDTINATISSDPGRYNLFHTKEKKGFFKTPTIRNIAKTAPYMHNGVYTTLVEVVDFYNRGGGKGIGIYEEYQTLPFDNLNLSTEEKKSLISFMKTLTDNY
- a CDS encoding MFS transporter, which produces MAKQDPYAALRIKEFNIFLFVRFLLVFGWSMQFIVIEWEVYSLTKDPLNLGIIGLMEIIPAFTMALFAGHIVDQNEKRNLLAICTAAFSLISLGLFLLTSESVVGHWSTNAVLYSIYGLVFFGGFLRSFFGPTIFSLVALLVPKKIYHNAATWSTSTWKTASVSGALFGGFFISWIGVDMTLCLVFILVILSLTFTFLIKKKPILNKKIGEPMKESLKAGVKFVFQNKAILGVLTLDMIAVLFGGTVAILSVFAQDVLKVGPEGFGVLNASISMGSIVTMFLTTYIPINRKTGKKMLISVFVFGLSIIAFGLSSIFWVSILALFVSGAADGISMVIRQTILQLKTPDDMRGRVSSVNSMFVGSSNELGAFESGLAAKLLGPVVAVVFGGTMTLITVVAIGGLNPTLRELDLTAEIEANDKEE